The following are encoded in a window of Scophthalmus maximus strain ysfricsl-2021 chromosome 6, ASM2237912v1, whole genome shotgun sequence genomic DNA:
- the angpt4 gene encoding angiopoietin-4: protein MRDPTLSRRWLLLLLLWSLSAAAGAAGVSSAERGGAGRGQRRGGGGGGEKKKRYHRIQHGQCSYTFILPELDGCQAGGWAPPEAEQYGGSRGRASVVQRDSPPPTVGEWSSQKLQRLENAMENNTQWLRKLENFLQSSSLRRDVANTPSHVVHNQTAAMLRIGTNLLTHTAEQTRKLNVVEAQVLNHTSRIEIQLLENSLSTNKLEKELLLQTTEIGRLRDKNSLLESKVQMLESQQRGELQDMREQKNRLQSVVRTQMTAIEALERQLRVASSNNTALQRQQAQLMESVHTLIHMVATASPPGNQMWRDCADAYKAGQSVSGLYHIYISNRTEPVQVYCDMETSGGGWTVFQRRCNGSVDFQRSWSEYKTGFGDVLGEHWLGNEVLYLMTSQRQYSLRVELRDWEGNPAHSLYDRFTLTSERQQYRLYLRGYSGTAGRQSSLVTHGTGFSTRDQDNDNCDHCKCALMLTGGWWFDACGFSNLNGIYYTIGHNIRKLNGIKWHHFRGPSYSLRSTSMMVRPYDF from the exons ATGCGGGACCCGACGCTCAGCCGCCGctggctgctcctgctgctgctctggagcCTGTCGGCCGCCGCCGGTGCAGCCGGAGTGTCGAGCGCAGAGCGAGGGGGAGCTGGAAGAggccagagaagaggaggaggaggaggaggagagaagaagaagaggtacCACCGCATCCAACATGGCCAGTGCAGCTACACCTTCATCCTGCCGGAGCTGGACGGGTGCCAGGCCGGAGGGTGGGCGCCGCCGGAGGCCGAGCAGTACGGAGGCTCCCGGGGCCGAGCGAGCGTCGTGCAGAGAGACTCGCCGCCGCCGACCGTCGGAGAGTGGTCCTCTCAGAAACTGCAGCGGCTGGAGAACGCGATGGAGAACAACACGCAGTGGCTGCGGAAG CTGGAGAACTTCCTTCAGAGCAGCAGCCTGAGACGAGACGTCGCCAACACGCCGTCGCACGTCGTGCACAACCAGACGGCCGCCATGCTGCGGATCGGAACCAACCTGCTCACGCACACGGCCGAGCAAACACGCAAACTCAACGTGGTGGAGGCTCAG GTGCTGAACCACACGTCGCGCATCGAGATCCAGCTTCTGGAAAACTCTCTGTCCACCAAcaagctggagaaggagctgtTGCTGCAGACGACCGAGATCGGCCGGCTCCGGGACAAGAacag TCTTCTGGAGAGTAAAGTCCAGATGTTGGAGtctcagcagagaggagagctgcAGGACATGAGGGAGCAGAAGAACAGGCTGCAG tcGGTCGTCAGGACGCAGATGACGGCGATCGAGGCTTTAGAGCGACAGCTGCGAGTCGCCAGCAGCAACAACACGGctctgcagcggcagcaggctCAGCTGATGGagtctgtgcacacactcatccacATGGTGGCTACag cgtcGCCTCCGGGCAACCAGATGTGGAGAGATTGTGCAGATGCCTACAAGGCCGGTCAGTCGGTCAGTGGACTGTATCACATCTACATCAGCAACAGGACCGAACCTGTGCAG GTTTACTGTGACATGGAGACGAGCGGCGGCGGGTGGACCGTCTTCCAGCGGCGCTGTAACGGCAGCGTGGACTTCCAGAGGAGCTGGAGCGAGTACAAGACG GGCTTCGGGGATGTGTTGGGTGAACACTGGTTGGGTAATGAGGTTCTGTACCTGATGACCAGCCAGCGTCAGTACAGTCTGAGGGTGGAGCTGAGAGACTGGGAGGGAAACCCCGCCCACTCGCTGTACGACCGGTTCACACTGACCAGTGAGAGGCAGCAGTACAG GTTGTATCTGAGAGGTTATAGTGGAACTGCCGGGAGGCAGAGCAGCTTGGTGACGCACGGCACCGGCTTCAGCACCCGAGACCAGGACAACGACAACTGTGACCACTGCAAATGTGCCCTGATGCTCACTGGAG gGTGGTGGTTTGACGCATGTGGTTTCTCCAACCTGAATGGTATCTACTACACCATCGGCCACAACATCAGGAAGCTCAATGGTATAAAGTGGCACCACTTCAGAGGCCCCAGCTACTCCCTGCGCTCCACCTCCATGATGGTACGACCCTACGATTTCTAA